The following proteins are encoded in a genomic region of Aquifex aeolicus VF5:
- a CDS encoding glycosyltransferase family 9 protein — protein sequence MKKALIVRLSSLGDVVLTSVVFDPLLKAGYKPYLLTFKPYDEVFQDDDRVEVIPVSKENFFKEIEKIPKDFDLKVDLHGNLKTFFLRLFLGGKWRKYKKESIRRRLSVYFKHFRKPFFVPEAYVKSLQGIIEVKNPRPFIKVSEERIREFKDLYGKYVVIAPGARYKKKRYPYFKELSELFIKEGINVVIVGDEKDREISKDFPGVNLCGKLSLIDVLGVIGGAELFVGNDSGLLHCARAVKTKAIQIYGGTHPTLGFSLYPDEGKVVCKCLDCQPCDVHGKGVCKIGNYECLNIPPIKIFEYAINILNTKP from the coding sequence ATGAAGAAGGCGTTAATAGTGAGGCTTTCCTCCTTAGGAGACGTAGTTTTAACGTCTGTGGTATTTGACCCTTTGTTAAAGGCAGGTTATAAACCCTACCTTCTTACATTTAAGCCCTACGATGAAGTATTTCAGGATGACGACAGAGTAGAGGTAATACCCGTAAGTAAAGAAAACTTTTTTAAAGAAATTGAAAAAATCCCGAAGGACTTTGACCTGAAGGTGGATCTCCACGGAAACTTAAAGACCTTCTTCCTCAGACTCTTCCTCGGAGGAAAGTGGAGGAAGTATAAAAAAGAAAGCATAAGGAGGAGACTTTCCGTTTACTTTAAACACTTCAGAAAACCCTTTTTCGTCCCCGAGGCTTACGTGAAGAGCTTACAAGGGATAATTGAGGTAAAAAATCCGAGACCCTTTATAAAAGTTTCCGAAGAAAGGATAAGAGAATTTAAGGATTTATACGGAAAATACGTGGTTATAGCCCCGGGAGCGAGGTACAAAAAGAAACGTTATCCTTACTTCAAAGAACTTTCTGAACTCTTCATAAAAGAAGGGATAAACGTAGTTATAGTGGGAGACGAAAAGGATCGGGAAATCAGCAAGGATTTTCCGGGCGTAAACCTGTGCGGAAAGCTTTCTTTGATAGATGTTCTTGGAGTAATTGGAGGAGCGGAACTCTTTGTGGGAAACGACAGCGGACTCCTTCACTGTGCTAGGGCGGTAAAGACAAAGGCTATTCAGATTTACGGAGGGACTCACCCTACTCTGGGCTTTTCCCTTTACCCCGATGAGGGGAAGGTTGTCTGCAAGTGTCTTGATTGCCAGCCGTGTGATGTGCACGGTAAAGGAGTGTGTAAAATAGGGAATTACGAATGTCTTAATATTCCTCCTATAAAAATTTTTGAGTATGCTATAAACATTTTGAATACCAAGCCGTAA
- the fliN gene encoding flagellar motor switch protein FliN, producing MEEQTKEIQEEKKETPQEEVREEKKEEKKVSVIELIQHFSDIPVEVEVVVGRANKTLGELLAMGIGSVIEIDREPKDLVDIKVNGKLIAKGELVIIDGKIGVKIKEVVKEQR from the coding sequence ATGGAGGAACAAACTAAAGAAATACAGGAAGAGAAAAAGGAAACGCCTCAGGAAGAAGTAAGGGAAGAGAAGAAAGAGGAAAAAAAAGTAAGCGTTATAGAGTTAATCCAGCACTTTTCAGACATTCCCGTTGAAGTTGAAGTTGTAGTGGGAAGGGCAAACAAGACCCTGGGGGAACTCCTCGCCATGGGCATAGGTTCTGTGATAGAGATAGATAGGGAACCAAAGGACTTGGTGGACATAAAGGTAAACGGAAAGTTGATAGCGAAGGGCGAACTCGTGATAATAGACGGGAAGATAGGCGTAAAGATAAAAGAGGTGGTAAAGGAACAGAGGTGA
- the ispG gene encoding (E)-4-hydroxy-3-methylbut-2-enyl-diphosphate synthase has product MIQKRKTRQIRVGNVKIGGDAPIVVQSMTSTKTHDVEATLNQIKRLYEAGCEIVRVAVPHKEDVEALEEIVKKSPMPVIADIHFAPSYAFLSMEKGVHGIRINPGNIGKEEIVREIVEEAKRRGVAVRIGVNSGSLEKDLLEKYGYPSAEALAESALRWSEKFEKWGFTNYKVSIKGSDVLQNVRANLIFAERTDVPLHIGITEAGMGTKGIIKSSVGIGILLYMGIGDTVRVSLTDDPVVEVETAYEILKSLGLRRRGVEIVACPTCGRIEVDLPKVVKEVQEKLSGVKTPLKVAVMGCVVNAIGEAREADIGLACGRGFAWLFKHGKPIKKVDESEMVDELLKEIQNMEKDGGTN; this is encoded by the coding sequence ATGATACAAAAACGCAAAACGAGGCAGATAAGGGTAGGAAACGTAAAGATAGGCGGAGACGCTCCAATAGTTGTCCAATCCATGACTTCTACGAAAACCCACGACGTTGAGGCAACACTCAATCAAATAAAGAGACTTTACGAGGCTGGTTGCGAAATTGTGAGGGTAGCTGTGCCTCACAAGGAAGACGTGGAAGCCCTTGAAGAAATTGTGAAAAAGAGTCCCATGCCCGTTATTGCGGATATACACTTTGCTCCCTCCTACGCTTTCCTTTCCATGGAAAAAGGTGTTCACGGAATAAGGATAAATCCCGGAAATATAGGCAAGGAAGAAATAGTCAGGGAAATAGTGGAAGAGGCAAAGAGGAGAGGAGTGGCTGTAAGGATAGGTGTGAACTCGGGTTCTCTTGAGAAGGATTTGCTTGAAAAGTATGGCTACCCTTCTGCGGAAGCGCTTGCGGAAAGTGCTCTCAGGTGGTCCGAAAAGTTTGAGAAGTGGGGCTTTACGAATTACAAGGTTTCCATAAAGGGTTCTGACGTCCTTCAAAACGTAAGGGCTAACCTGATATTTGCGGAAAGAACGGACGTTCCCCTCCACATTGGTATAACAGAAGCAGGAATGGGAACAAAGGGGATAATAAAATCTTCCGTTGGCATAGGCATACTCCTTTACATGGGTATAGGTGATACGGTCAGGGTTTCCTTAACGGACGACCCAGTGGTGGAGGTGGAAACCGCTTACGAGATACTGAAATCTCTGGGTTTAAGAAGGAGGGGGGTAGAAATAGTCGCTTGTCCTACGTGCGGAAGGATTGAGGTTGACCTTCCCAAAGTGGTGAAAGAAGTTCAGGAAAAATTGTCCGGCGTTAAAACTCCTTTGAAGGTTGCGGTTATGGGTTGTGTGGTGAACGCAATAGGGGAAGCGAGGGAAGCGGATATAGGGCTTGCCTGCGGAAGGGGGTTTGCTTGGCTCTTTAAACACGGGAAACCAATAAAGAAGGTTGACGAGTCCGAAATGGTTGACGAACTATTAAAGGAAATACAAAATATGGAAAAGGATGGAGGAACAAACTAA
- a CDS encoding diacylglycerol/polyprenol kinase family protein — protein MLELRRKLFHFLSILLLIIPVKFFPFWLNVFLFLSAILLNLLIIFRVSPFYNIFEVFIKLFEREKNLETPGIQSLWAILGVFISYLLFGENAVVGIVVLALGDGFSGLVGYYFGRRKLFYNPKKSLEGTLAFFTASFLGLLLFTDFCEAFVISLICAVLESLPLKLDDNFYIPVLASFLGEVL, from the coding sequence ATGCTTGAACTCAGGAGAAAGCTCTTTCACTTTTTGTCTATACTCCTCCTTATTATTCCCGTAAAGTTCTTCCCTTTCTGGCTAAACGTTTTTCTATTTTTATCAGCCATACTTTTAAACCTTCTGATAATTTTCAGAGTATCTCCCTTTTACAATATCTTTGAAGTTTTTATAAAACTTTTTGAAAGGGAGAAAAATCTGGAAACTCCAGGAATTCAGTCCCTGTGGGCAATTCTCGGAGTATTTATTTCTTACTTACTTTTTGGAGAAAATGCGGTTGTAGGAATTGTGGTTCTCGCCCTGGGAGACGGTTTTTCTGGACTTGTTGGATATTACTTTGGCAGAAGAAAGCTCTTTTACAACCCAAAAAAGAGTTTAGAGGGAACCTTAGCCTTTTTCACGGCGTCCTTTTTGGGACTTTTGCTTTTTACCGACTTTTGTGAAGCCTTTGTTATTTCTCTTATATGTGCAGTTCTTGAAAGTCTCCCTCTCAAACTCGACGACAACTTTTACATTCCCGTCTTGGCGAGCTTTCTCGGAGAGGTGTTATGA